A single region of the Ctenopharyngodon idella isolate HZGC_01 chromosome 21, HZGC01, whole genome shotgun sequence genome encodes:
- the si:ch211-222n4.2 gene encoding coiled-coil domain-containing protein 74B isoform X2, with amino-acid sequence MDTRVDSLRRNIDFLQKLHRETLEKLHGEIDALKRQNKELQYKLIMEPPKSSSKGSSCILGHHIESNKFQKDRKNYLEQTLEDTCSSRSTEISYLKYRESRSNSSGTLKADQIESPSEAKAGFITSLQPLMIQCSPSQAPRPPTLQECEVIIRQLYNANSLQSQEILRVKAVLKDIVFNKKITAENYILTKAYLADGKRAEDSETFPQLSLQTLPRGLPVSQASKAEKVILPALKQTLNNNIADRQRRTQAVQRRRLQRTMR; translated from the exons ATGGACACGCGAGTCGACTCACTGCGGAGGAATATTGACTTCTTACAAAAGCTGCACAGAGAAACTCTGGAGAAATTACATGGTGAAATAGATGCTTTAAAGCGGCAAAATAAAG AGTTGCAGTATAAGCTGATAATGGAGCCTCCAAAGTCGAGCAGTAAAG GATCTAGCTGTATCCTGGGGCATCATATAGAAAGCAACAAATtccagaaagacagaaagaactACCTGGAGCAAACTCTGGAGGACACCTGCTCATCACGAAGCACAGAGATCAG ttatttaaaatatagagAAAGTAGATCAAATTCTTCAGGGACCCTCAAAGCAGACCAAATAGAAAGTCCTTCAGAAGCCAAAGCAGGGTTCATCACTTCTCTACAGCCTTTAATGATCCAGTGTAGTCCATCTCAGGCCCCTCGACCTCCCACCCTACAGGAATGTGAGGTCATCATACGCCAACTGTACAACGCTAATAGCCTGCAGTCCCAGGAG ATCCTACGTGTGAAGGCTGTTCTCAAAGACATTGTTTTCAACAAGAAAATCACTGCAGAGAATTACATTTTGACCAAGGCTTATCTTGCTGATGGTAAAAG AGCTGAAGATTCAGAAACATTTCCTCAGCTTTCTCTCCAAACACTGCCTAGAGGACT ACCCGTGTCTCAGGCTAGTAAAGCTGAGAAAGTGATCCTCCCTGCCCTCAAACAGACCCTCAACAACAACATAGCAGACAGACAGAGGAGAACTCAAGCTGTGCAGAGACGTCGTCTACAGAGGACTATGCGCTGA
- the si:ch211-222n4.2 gene encoding coiled-coil domain-containing protein 74B isoform X1 produces the protein MDTRVDSLRRNIDFLQKLHRETLEKLHGEIDALKRQNKELQYKLIMEPPKSSSKGSSCILGHHIESNKFQKDRKNYLEQTLEDTCSSRSTEISSYLKYRESRSNSSGTLKADQIESPSEAKAGFITSLQPLMIQCSPSQAPRPPTLQECEVIIRQLYNANSLQSQEILRVKAVLKDIVFNKKITAENYILTKAYLADGKRAEDSETFPQLSLQTLPRGLPVSQASKAEKVILPALKQTLNNNIADRQRRTQAVQRRRLQRTMR, from the exons ATGGACACGCGAGTCGACTCACTGCGGAGGAATATTGACTTCTTACAAAAGCTGCACAGAGAAACTCTGGAGAAATTACATGGTGAAATAGATGCTTTAAAGCGGCAAAATAAAG AGTTGCAGTATAAGCTGATAATGGAGCCTCCAAAGTCGAGCAGTAAAG GATCTAGCTGTATCCTGGGGCATCATATAGAAAGCAACAAATtccagaaagacagaaagaactACCTGGAGCAAACTCTGGAGGACACCTGCTCATCACGAAGCACAGAGATCAG cagttatttaaaatatagagAAAGTAGATCAAATTCTTCAGGGACCCTCAAAGCAGACCAAATAGAAAGTCCTTCAGAAGCCAAAGCAGGGTTCATCACTTCTCTACAGCCTTTAATGATCCAGTGTAGTCCATCTCAGGCCCCTCGACCTCCCACCCTACAGGAATGTGAGGTCATCATACGCCAACTGTACAACGCTAATAGCCTGCAGTCCCAGGAG ATCCTACGTGTGAAGGCTGTTCTCAAAGACATTGTTTTCAACAAGAAAATCACTGCAGAGAATTACATTTTGACCAAGGCTTATCTTGCTGATGGTAAAAG AGCTGAAGATTCAGAAACATTTCCTCAGCTTTCTCTCCAAACACTGCCTAGAGGACT ACCCGTGTCTCAGGCTAGTAAAGCTGAGAAAGTGATCCTCCCTGCCCTCAAACAGACCCTCAACAACAACATAGCAGACAGACAGAGGAGAACTCAAGCTGTGCAGAGACGTCGTCTACAGAGGACTATGCGCTGA
- the si:ch211-222n4.2 gene encoding coiled-coil domain-containing protein 74B isoform X3: MEPPKSSSKGSSCILGHHIESNKFQKDRKNYLEQTLEDTCSSRSTEISSYLKYRESRSNSSGTLKADQIESPSEAKAGFITSLQPLMIQCSPSQAPRPPTLQECEVIIRQLYNANSLQSQEILRVKAVLKDIVFNKKITAENYILTKAYLADGKRAEDSETFPQLSLQTLPRGLPVSQASKAEKVILPALKQTLNNNIADRQRRTQAVQRRRLQRTMR, translated from the exons ATGGAGCCTCCAAAGTCGAGCAGTAAAG GATCTAGCTGTATCCTGGGGCATCATATAGAAAGCAACAAATtccagaaagacagaaagaactACCTGGAGCAAACTCTGGAGGACACCTGCTCATCACGAAGCACAGAGATCAG cagttatttaaaatatagagAAAGTAGATCAAATTCTTCAGGGACCCTCAAAGCAGACCAAATAGAAAGTCCTTCAGAAGCCAAAGCAGGGTTCATCACTTCTCTACAGCCTTTAATGATCCAGTGTAGTCCATCTCAGGCCCCTCGACCTCCCACCCTACAGGAATGTGAGGTCATCATACGCCAACTGTACAACGCTAATAGCCTGCAGTCCCAGGAG ATCCTACGTGTGAAGGCTGTTCTCAAAGACATTGTTTTCAACAAGAAAATCACTGCAGAGAATTACATTTTGACCAAGGCTTATCTTGCTGATGGTAAAAG AGCTGAAGATTCAGAAACATTTCCTCAGCTTTCTCTCCAAACACTGCCTAGAGGACT ACCCGTGTCTCAGGCTAGTAAAGCTGAGAAAGTGATCCTCCCTGCCCTCAAACAGACCCTCAACAACAACATAGCAGACAGACAGAGGAGAACTCAAGCTGTGCAGAGACGTCGTCTACAGAGGACTATGCGCTGA